In a genomic window of Croceibacterium sp. TMG7-5b_MA50:
- a CDS encoding MFS transporter encodes MAGNKADAPLSIPVFRAVWIASMASNFGGLIQSVGASWLMASLTPSSQMVALVQASTALPILLLSLWSGAVADNLDRRRVMLAAQFFMLLVSVTLAVITFAGWITPWLLLAFTFLIGCGAAMNGPAWQASVGDMVPRAALPGAVALNSMGFNIARSLGPAIGGAIVAAAGAAAAFVVNAVSYVGLIAVLSRWRPSLAERVLPRETLGHAMAAGVRYVAMSPDIRIVLARALLFGVGASAVPAMMPIIARDVIVGNSLTYGVLLGAFGIGAVGGGLMVRRLRDRITVETIVRAAAAAMATGSVVTGLSGTMLLTVPALALAGAGWVLALSTFNVTVQLSAPRWVVARALSLYQMAAFGGMTAGAVLFGGIADAQGAPATLLVAAGVQTLTILAGLVLPLPAARDLDLALREWAEPETAVSVDERSGPVVVTIEYRIDPGDIPRFLGVMHERRRIRRRDGARHWTLLRDLGESELWVERYHVATWLDYIRHNQRRTHEDAQNTHDLLALHTGDTKPVVHRMIERQTTTLPGMRDITPRELADAVTDTARQS; translated from the coding sequence ATGGCCGGTAACAAGGCCGACGCGCCGCTTTCCATACCCGTGTTCCGTGCGGTGTGGATCGCCAGCATGGCATCCAATTTTGGCGGGCTGATCCAGTCGGTCGGGGCATCGTGGCTGATGGCCTCGCTGACCCCGTCCTCCCAGATGGTCGCGCTGGTGCAGGCCTCCACCGCGCTGCCGATCCTGCTGCTGTCGCTGTGGTCCGGGGCAGTGGCGGACAATCTGGATCGCCGCCGGGTCATGCTGGCGGCGCAGTTCTTCATGCTGCTGGTGTCCGTCACGCTGGCGGTGATCACCTTTGCCGGTTGGATCACGCCCTGGCTGCTGCTCGCCTTCACCTTCCTGATCGGTTGCGGCGCGGCGATGAACGGCCCGGCGTGGCAGGCATCGGTGGGCGACATGGTCCCACGCGCCGCGTTGCCGGGGGCGGTGGCGCTGAATTCCATGGGTTTCAACATCGCCCGCAGCCTCGGCCCCGCGATCGGCGGCGCAATCGTCGCGGCCGCGGGCGCCGCGGCGGCCTTCGTGGTCAACGCCGTCAGCTATGTCGGGTTGATCGCGGTGCTCAGCCGCTGGCGGCCCAGCCTGGCGGAACGTGTCCTCCCGCGTGAGACGCTGGGCCACGCGATGGCGGCAGGCGTACGCTACGTCGCGATGTCACCCGACATCCGCATCGTGCTCGCCCGGGCCTTGCTGTTCGGTGTCGGCGCCAGCGCGGTGCCAGCGATGATGCCGATCATCGCCCGCGACGTGATCGTGGGCAATTCGCTTACCTATGGCGTGCTGCTCGGCGCGTTCGGGATCGGCGCGGTGGGCGGCGGGCTGATGGTGCGCCGGCTGCGCGACCGCATCACGGTGGAAACCATCGTGCGCGCCGCCGCCGCCGCGATGGCGACCGGCAGCGTGGTGACCGGGCTCAGCGGGACGATGCTGCTGACCGTACCCGCTCTGGCACTGGCGGGCGCGGGCTGGGTGCTGGCGCTGTCGACCTTCAACGTCACCGTCCAGCTCTCCGCGCCGCGATGGGTCGTGGCCCGCGCGCTGTCGCTTTACCAGATGGCGGCGTTCGGCGGGATGACGGCGGGCGCGGTGCTGTTCGGCGGCATCGCCGATGCACAGGGCGCGCCGGCCACCCTGCTGGTCGCGGCCGGCGTCCAGACGCTGACGATTCTGGCCGGCCTCGTCCTGCCTCTCCCCGCCGCCCGCGATCTCGACCTCGCCTTGCGCGAATGGGCGGAGCCGGAGACCGCCGTTTCCGTCGACGAACGCAGTGGGCCTGTCGTGGTGACTATCGAATACCGTATCGACCCCGGCGACATCCCGCGCTTCCTCGGCGTGATGCACGAACGCCGACGCATCCGCCGGCGGGACGGGGCGCGGCACTGGACCTTGCTGCGCGATCTTGGCGAAAGCGAGCTGTGGGTCGAACGCTACCACGTCGCGACCTGGCTCGATTACATCCGGCACAACCAGCGCCGCACGCACGAGGATGCGCAGAACACGCATGACCTGCTGGCGCTGCATACCGGCGACACCAAACCGGTCGTCCACCGGATGATCGAACGCCAGACCACGACATTGCCGGGCATGCGCGACATCACGCCGCGCGAACTCGCCGACGCGGTGACCGACACCGCCCGACAAAGCTGA
- a CDS encoding alginate export family protein — MGRRHLLGMGVLLLASPAAAQEITPLLDARLRYEHAEQADLPDESDALVMRLRAGATVTSGRFALLAEGQALFAPIDRYNDGLHGPATRPIVADPENWALYRAQVQYRSDPLVLTAGRQRIALDDERFVGNVAFRANAQTFDAIRAEIAPTTGVKADLTYAWSVRTIWGFEGAGARPQAAGGDKIFANLSWASPVGKVTGFAYLLEQDSTALIRQSSQSYGLRLTGAQPVSAGWSVAYQASHARQADWRGNPNDYRARYWLADLVMEGHGWRLGGGYELLGAADGRALTSFQTPLGTNFKFQGWADRFLTTPPDGVADWYVQGQRTFKAVGPADALSLQAAWHWYRSDRQQRPYGRELNLLASASFGKTALSARYAHYEAQSFASDSDRLWLQIDWSL; from the coding sequence ATGGGGCGCAGGCATCTGCTGGGGATGGGCGTGCTGCTCCTCGCCAGCCCGGCCGCCGCGCAGGAAATCACGCCGCTGCTCGACGCCCGCCTCCGCTACGAACATGCGGAGCAGGCCGATCTGCCGGACGAGTCCGACGCGCTGGTCATGCGCCTTCGCGCTGGAGCCACGGTCACCAGCGGCCGCTTCGCCCTGCTGGCGGAGGGGCAGGCGCTGTTCGCCCCGATCGACCGCTACAATGACGGGCTGCATGGCCCCGCCACGCGCCCCATCGTGGCCGATCCGGAGAACTGGGCGCTGTACCGCGCGCAGGTGCAGTACCGCAGCGATCCGCTGGTGCTGACCGCCGGTCGGCAGCGGATCGCGCTGGATGACGAACGGTTCGTCGGCAATGTCGCGTTCCGTGCCAATGCGCAGACCTTCGACGCGATCAGGGCCGAGATCGCGCCGACGACCGGGGTCAAGGCAGACCTGACCTATGCCTGGAGCGTGCGTACGATCTGGGGGTTCGAGGGTGCGGGCGCGCGGCCGCAGGCTGCGGGCGGAGACAAGATCTTCGCCAACCTGTCCTGGGCCTCCCCGGTGGGCAAGGTCACCGGCTTCGCCTATCTGCTGGAACAGGACAGCACGGCGCTGATCCGCCAGTCCAGCCAGAGTTACGGCCTGCGGCTGACGGGTGCGCAGCCGGTGTCCGCCGGCTGGAGCGTTGCCTATCAGGCGAGCCATGCGCGGCAGGCCGACTGGCGCGGCAACCCAAACGATTACCGCGCCCGGTACTGGCTGGCGGATCTGGTAATGGAGGGACATGGCTGGCGGCTGGGCGGCGGGTACGAGCTGCTTGGTGCCGCCGACGGCCGCGCGCTGACCAGCTTCCAGACGCCGCTGGGCACCAATTTCAAGTTCCAGGGCTGGGCCGACCGGTTCCTGACGACTCCGCCCGATGGGGTGGCGGACTGGTACGTGCAGGGGCAGCGCACCTTCAAGGCGGTCGGCCCGGCAGATGCATTGAGCCTGCAGGCGGCCTGGCACTGGTACCGCAGCGACCGACAGCAGCGACCCTATGGTCGGGAGCTGAACCTGCTGGCGAGTGCAAGCTTCGGAAAGACGGCATTGTCGGCCCGCTACGCGCATTATGAGGCTCAGAGCTTCGCCAGTGATTCCGACCGCTTGTGGCTGCAAATCGACTGGAGCCTGTAG
- the nirB gene encoding nitrite reductase large subunit NirB, with translation MDLQTGPDPVLFIDGEDSLAISPVAARQHLVVIGNGMAGCRAVEELLARDGANWRVTIFGAEPHVNYNRIMLSPVLAGEKSFDEIVINPRAWYDDNGIELVASDPVIAIDRAACTITSRSGRTIGYDRLLIATGSDPFIIPVPGHDLPGVISFRDMNDVETMLTASATGGSAVVIGGGLLGLEAAHGLTLRGMNVTVLHLMPTLMERQLDEAAGWLLKSALEARGQVILTGADTAEIFGEGRVEGVRLKDGRKIPASLVVMAVGIRPSVRLAREAGLAVGRGIQVDDHMVTSDARVLAVGECVEHDGQVYGLVAPLWDMCRSLADGLVGTANPYRGSVTSTKLKVSGIDVFSAGDFSGGEGCEDIVLRDAARGIYKRVVLRGDRVVGAVLYGDTADGSWYFDLLKKGTDIADLRDVLIYGQAFAAGGGPADPNAAVAALPADAEICGCNGVTKGQVVECIGAGAASLDAVRQGCKASASCGSCTGLVETLLALTLGEAVESGPKTMCGCTSFGHDDVRQAIVAQGMRSIPEVMQRLHWSTPDGCSSCRPALNYYLLCALPGEYVDDQQSRFVNERLHANIQKDGTYSVVPRMWGGLTNPRELRAIADVVEKFNAPMVKVTGGQRLDIFGIRKEDLPAVWADLNAAGMVSGHAYGKSLRTVKTCVGSEWCRFGTQDSTGLGVKAERMTWGSWMPHKFKIAVSGCPRNCAEATIKDFGIVCVDSGYELHVGGNGGIKVRVTDLLCKVATEEEALEHCAAFIQLYREEARYLERTAPWIERVGLPYIQERLLGDAEERAALAERFHHSQTFSQDDPWRQRVEGADAHLHQHLEPAE, from the coding sequence ATGGATCTGCAGACCGGACCCGACCCGGTTCTCTTTATCGATGGCGAGGACAGCCTGGCCATCAGCCCGGTGGCTGCTCGGCAGCATCTGGTGGTGATCGGCAACGGCATGGCCGGCTGCCGCGCGGTGGAGGAACTGCTCGCCCGCGACGGGGCGAACTGGCGGGTTACGATCTTCGGGGCCGAGCCGCATGTGAACTACAACCGCATCATGCTGTCGCCCGTACTGGCGGGTGAAAAGAGCTTCGACGAGATCGTCATCAATCCGCGCGCCTGGTACGACGACAACGGGATCGAGCTGGTCGCCAGCGACCCGGTGATCGCCATCGACCGGGCGGCATGCACCATCACCAGCCGTTCGGGTCGCACCATCGGCTATGACCGCCTGCTGATCGCTACCGGGTCCGACCCGTTCATCATCCCGGTACCGGGCCACGACCTTCCGGGCGTGATCTCGTTCCGCGACATGAACGATGTCGAGACCATGCTGACCGCCTCCGCCACGGGGGGATCGGCGGTGGTGATCGGCGGCGGTCTCCTGGGGCTGGAGGCCGCGCACGGGCTGACGCTGCGCGGCATGAACGTGACCGTGCTGCATCTGATGCCGACGCTGATGGAGCGCCAGCTGGACGAAGCGGCCGGCTGGCTGCTGAAATCCGCGCTGGAGGCGCGGGGACAGGTGATCCTGACCGGCGCCGACACGGCCGAAATCTTCGGCGAGGGCCGGGTGGAAGGTGTGCGGCTGAAGGATGGGCGGAAGATCCCCGCCAGCCTGGTCGTGATGGCCGTCGGCATCCGCCCGTCGGTCAGGCTGGCGCGGGAGGCCGGCCTGGCGGTCGGGCGCGGCATCCAGGTGGACGATCACATGGTCACCAGCGACGCGCGGGTCCTGGCGGTGGGCGAATGCGTGGAGCATGACGGGCAGGTCTATGGTCTGGTCGCGCCGCTGTGGGACATGTGCCGCAGTCTGGCGGACGGACTGGTGGGCACGGCGAACCCGTATCGCGGCTCCGTCACCTCCACCAAGCTGAAGGTGTCGGGGATCGACGTGTTCTCCGCCGGCGACTTCTCCGGTGGGGAGGGATGCGAGGACATCGTGCTGCGCGATGCGGCCCGCGGCATCTACAAGCGGGTGGTGCTGCGCGGCGATCGGGTGGTCGGCGCGGTGCTGTATGGCGACACGGCTGATGGCAGCTGGTATTTCGACCTGCTGAAAAAGGGCACGGACATCGCGGATCTGCGCGATGTGCTGATCTACGGCCAGGCCTTCGCCGCCGGGGGCGGCCCCGCGGACCCTAATGCCGCCGTTGCGGCCCTGCCGGCAGATGCGGAGATCTGCGGCTGCAACGGCGTCACGAAAGGGCAGGTGGTAGAGTGCATCGGTGCAGGCGCGGCCAGCCTCGATGCCGTGCGGCAAGGCTGCAAGGCGTCGGCGAGCTGCGGCTCATGCACCGGCCTGGTGGAGACGCTGCTGGCACTCACGCTGGGCGAAGCGGTGGAGAGCGGGCCGAAGACGATGTGCGGTTGCACCAGTTTCGGCCATGACGATGTCCGGCAGGCGATCGTGGCGCAGGGCATGCGCTCCATCCCCGAGGTGATGCAGCGGCTGCACTGGTCCACCCCCGATGGCTGTTCGTCCTGCCGGCCGGCGCTGAACTACTACCTGCTGTGCGCGCTGCCGGGGGAATATGTCGACGACCAGCAGAGCCGTTTCGTCAACGAGCGGCTGCACGCCAACATCCAGAAGGACGGCACCTACTCCGTCGTGCCGCGCATGTGGGGCGGGCTCACCAACCCGCGCGAGCTGCGCGCGATCGCCGACGTGGTGGAGAAGTTCAACGCGCCGATGGTGAAGGTGACAGGCGGCCAGCGGCTCGACATCTTCGGCATCCGCAAGGAGGACCTGCCCGCTGTCTGGGCCGACCTCAACGCGGCTGGCATGGTCAGCGGCCATGCCTATGGCAAGTCGCTGCGCACGGTGAAGACCTGCGTCGGCAGCGAATGGTGCCGCTTCGGCACGCAGGATTCCACCGGGTTGGGCGTCAAGGCGGAGCGGATGACCTGGGGCAGCTGGATGCCGCACAAGTTCAAGATCGCAGTGAGCGGCTGCCCGCGCAATTGCGCGGAGGCGACGATCAAGGATTTCGGGATCGTGTGCGTCGACAGCGGATACGAACTGCATGTCGGCGGGAATGGCGGGATCAAGGTCCGCGTGACGGACCTGCTGTGCAAGGTCGCGACGGAGGAGGAGGCGCTGGAGCACTGCGCTGCCTTCATCCAGCTCTACCGCGAGGAAGCCCGCTACCTGGAGCGGACCGCACCGTGGATCGAGCGGGTGGGTCTCCCCTACATCCAGGAACGGCTGCTGGGCGACGCGGAGGAGCGCGCCGCGCTGGCCGAGCGGTTCCATCATTCGCAGACCTTCTCGCAGGACGACCCTTGGCGACAGCGTGTCGAAGGGGCCGACGCGCATCTGCACCAGCATCTCGAACCGGCGGAGTGA
- a CDS encoding ANTAR domain-containing protein — protein MRIVIIDDTGARASVLEDGLHEAGYDDIHVVQPSGAFVSRIERLVPDVVLMDLGSPSRDTLEEMLLVSRALAKPIAMFVDQSDDQMTAAAIDAGISAYVVDGLRKERVKPILDLAVGRFTAFARMQAELAEARTQLADRKVIDRAKAILMQQRGLNEQDAYTLLRTSAMNANKRMAEVAEALITASSLLGKGQP, from the coding sequence ATGCGGATCGTGATCATCGATGATACGGGTGCCAGGGCTTCGGTCCTGGAAGACGGCCTGCACGAGGCCGGCTACGACGATATTCATGTCGTGCAGCCGTCCGGCGCGTTCGTCAGCCGGATAGAGCGGCTGGTGCCAGACGTCGTGCTGATGGACCTGGGCAGCCCAAGCCGTGACACGCTGGAGGAGATGCTGCTGGTCAGCCGTGCGCTGGCCAAGCCCATCGCCATGTTCGTCGACCAGTCGGACGACCAGATGACGGCCGCGGCGATCGATGCCGGCATCTCGGCCTATGTGGTTGATGGCCTGCGCAAGGAACGGGTGAAGCCGATCCTGGACCTGGCCGTGGGCCGCTTCACCGCCTTTGCCCGGATGCAGGCCGAACTGGCGGAGGCGCGGACGCAGCTCGCCGACCGCAAGGTCATCGACCGGGCGAAGGCGATCCTGATGCAGCAGCGCGGCCTGAACGAACAGGATGCCTACACGCTGCTGCGCACCAGTGCGATGAACGCCAACAAGCGCATGGCGGAGGTGGCGGAGGCGCTGATCACCGCCAGCAGCCTGCTGGGCAAAGGACAGCCATGA
- a CDS encoding IclR family transcriptional regulator, whose product MDQEKGERGATGSQTLQRGLDVLHVVANGSATLAELASQLGLSRSTTHRLANALLERRYLTLAPGRGYQLGPKLLELGYQAQTQTDLMALAHPVLADLSEQTGLPSFLGRRDDDHSLNLLSVPGRQRVAVITPVGTRRRLAETSLGKALMLDDTPAEWKRHFAAADPAHCPPDWQAAMERSVAENVVLHAGPPPDHVRAIATPVRDFSGKIVAGISMVTVSQYLKTEELAHLAPQLKEAGQKISAQLGHRQDRETSGKRKAP is encoded by the coding sequence GTGGACCAGGAAAAGGGGGAGCGTGGCGCGACCGGCAGTCAGACGCTGCAGCGCGGGCTGGATGTGCTTCATGTGGTGGCGAACGGATCAGCCACCCTGGCGGAGCTTGCGAGTCAACTCGGCCTCAGCCGCAGCACCACGCACCGGCTGGCCAATGCCCTGCTGGAACGGCGTTACCTGACCCTCGCGCCCGGCCGCGGCTACCAGCTCGGCCCCAAGCTGCTGGAGCTGGGCTACCAGGCGCAGACGCAGACCGACCTGATGGCGCTGGCGCACCCGGTGCTCGCCGACCTGTCGGAACAGACCGGCCTGCCCAGCTTCCTTGGCCGCCGGGACGACGATCATTCGCTCAACCTGCTGTCAGTCCCCGGGCGGCAGCGGGTGGCGGTGATCACCCCCGTCGGCACCCGCCGCCGCCTGGCGGAGACCAGCCTCGGCAAGGCGCTGATGCTGGACGACACCCCGGCCGAGTGGAAGCGCCACTTCGCCGCGGCCGATCCCGCGCATTGCCCGCCCGACTGGCAGGCCGCGATGGAGCGGAGCGTGGCGGAGAACGTCGTCCTCCATGCCGGCCCGCCGCCCGATCACGTCCGGGCGATCGCCACCCCGGTGCGCGATTTCTCCGGCAAGATCGTCGCCGGGATCAGCATGGTCACGGTGTCGCAATACCTTAAGACGGAAGAGTTGGCGCATCTTGCCCCCCAATTGAAGGAGGCGGGGCAGAAGATCAGCGCCCAGCTCGGACACCGCCAGGATCGGGAGACATCGGGCAAGAGGAAGGCACCTTGA
- the nirD gene encoding nitrite reductase small subunit NirD: MIDIGPVDAIPLRGSRSVMLEGESIAVFRTGDDRIFALVNRCPHKHGPLSEGIIHGHAVACPLHNWRISLETGEALGADKGCTPTVQVEVVDGRILLSAPLKVAA, from the coding sequence ATGATCGATATCGGCCCGGTCGATGCCATCCCCCTGCGCGGCAGTCGCTCCGTGATGCTGGAGGGGGAGAGCATCGCGGTCTTCCGCACCGGTGACGATCGCATCTTCGCGCTGGTGAACCGCTGCCCGCACAAGCACGGGCCGCTGAGCGAGGGGATCATCCACGGTCATGCGGTCGCCTGTCCGCTGCACAATTGGCGCATCAGCCTGGAAACGGGCGAGGCGCTGGGCGCGGACAAGGGCTGCACGCCCACGGTACAGGTGGAGGTGGTCGACGGCCGCATCCTGCTGTCGGCGCCGCTGAAGGTCGCCGCCTGA
- a CDS encoding CmpA/NrtA family ABC transporter substrate-binding protein: MTPIRAAFLPLTDAAVLIAAREQGFAAEQGIALELVRTESWATLRDRLVYGQVQAAQMLAPLAVAVSLGLGGAATPLATPFRLNVNGNALVMRPDFAAALDPDPAARLADPLATAHDFAAAIGLYRRKPQIGIVHRFSSHALMLRYWLASAGIDPDRDVSLRVLPPSLMLEAMRSGEIDGFTAGDPWPAAAIAEGLAEAVVLGARIWRRGVEKVLACRADWLAGNAAVADRLLLALSHAAAWCDAPENRAELAEMLARPDHVGMPAELIAASLNGQFVPRAGAAPLPADDFLLFHREAANFPWRSQALWIWSQLVRWGQADRSAEAEAAAGAVFRPDVYRRALAGSGAVMPGASAKLEGAVATPTGVGAHGGALLLGPDGFFDGRVFDPDAIDAYLAGFAK, translated from the coding sequence ATGACGCCGATTCGTGCCGCCTTCCTGCCGCTGACCGATGCCGCGGTGCTGATCGCCGCGCGCGAGCAGGGCTTCGCGGCGGAGCAGGGGATCGCGCTGGAGCTGGTGCGTACCGAGAGCTGGGCCACGTTGCGCGACCGGTTGGTCTATGGCCAGGTGCAGGCGGCGCAGATGCTGGCGCCGCTGGCGGTCGCGGTCAGCCTGGGGCTGGGCGGCGCGGCGACGCCGCTGGCCACGCCGTTCCGCCTGAACGTGAATGGCAACGCCCTGGTCATGCGGCCCGACTTCGCCGCCGCGCTGGACCCCGATCCGGCGGCCCGGCTGGCCGATCCGCTCGCCACCGCGCACGATTTCGCCGCCGCCATCGGCCTTTATCGCCGCAAGCCGCAGATCGGCATCGTGCATCGCTTCTCCAGCCATGCGCTGATGCTGCGATACTGGCTGGCCAGCGCCGGGATCGACCCGGACCGCGACGTCAGCCTGCGGGTGCTGCCCCCGTCATTGATGTTGGAAGCGATGCGCAGCGGGGAGATCGACGGCTTCACCGCGGGCGACCCGTGGCCAGCCGCCGCCATCGCCGAAGGTCTGGCCGAAGCGGTGGTGCTGGGCGCGCGGATCTGGCGGCGCGGCGTGGAAAAGGTGCTGGCCTGCCGCGCGGACTGGCTGGCCGGAAATGCCGCGGTGGCCGACCGCCTGCTGCTGGCTCTGTCACACGCGGCGGCATGGTGCGACGCGCCGGAGAACCGGGCGGAGCTGGCCGAGATGCTGGCCCGCCCCGATCATGTCGGCATGCCGGCGGAGCTGATCGCGGCATCGCTGAACGGGCAATTCGTGCCGCGCGCGGGTGCGGCGCCGCTGCCGGCCGACGACTTCCTGCTGTTCCATCGCGAGGCCGCGAATTTCCCGTGGCGCAGCCAGGCATTGTGGATCTGGTCGCAACTGGTCCGCTGGGGTCAGGCGGACCGATCGGCAGAGGCGGAGGCGGCGGCCGGCGCGGTGTTCCGGCCGGACGTTTATCGCCGTGCGCTGGCCGGCAGCGGCGCGGTGATGCCGGGCGCCAGCGCGAAGCTGGAGGGGGCGGTCGCAACACCGACCGGGGTCGGCGCGCATGGTGGCGCGCTGCTGCTGGGGCCGGACGGCTTCTTTGACGGGCGCGTATTCGATCCCGATGCGATCGATGCCTATCTGGCCGGGTTTGCCAAATGA
- a CDS encoding ThuA domain-containing protein encodes MRKMLAVIALLTMAQAAPDPHRPTPTYDVVAPALPGRLDDAVLIVSKTNAWRHLEHIPHSNAVLARIADDLGQASYVTENAAVFNDEQLRHFSVVVLNSTSGDFMTPDQRAALAAFVARGGGVVALHAAGDGSHADSWYTGTIIGAPYAGHPGGADQFQSARIIIDQPDHPVMAGVTLPWSPVDEWYAYTASPAASGMVVLARIDEATYRPAAGREMGSHPVIWTNPATKGRVLYSALGHLPDAYDDPNYQRILTNAIAWAGRHPSPGAE; translated from the coding sequence ATGCGCAAGATGCTGGCCGTGATCGCCTTGCTGACGATGGCGCAGGCGGCACCCGATCCCCATCGTCCGACCCCGACCTACGATGTCGTGGCCCCTGCTTTGCCCGGCCGTCTGGACGACGCCGTGCTGATCGTATCGAAGACCAACGCCTGGCGGCATCTCGAACACATTCCCCATTCCAATGCGGTGCTCGCCCGCATCGCCGATGATCTTGGGCAGGCAAGCTACGTCACCGAGAATGCGGCGGTCTTCAACGACGAGCAGCTACGGCACTTCTCCGTCGTGGTCCTCAACAGCACCAGCGGCGACTTCATGACGCCCGATCAGCGCGCCGCCCTGGCCGCTTTCGTGGCACGCGGCGGGGGCGTGGTGGCGCTGCATGCCGCGGGCGACGGCAGCCATGCCGACAGCTGGTATACCGGCACGATCATCGGCGCGCCCTATGCCGGGCATCCGGGCGGCGCGGACCAGTTCCAGTCGGCCCGGATCATCATCGACCAGCCGGACCATCCCGTCATGGCCGGTGTGACCCTGCCCTGGTCGCCGGTCGACGAATGGTATGCCTACACCGCCAGCCCGGCCGCCAGCGGAATGGTCGTGCTCGCCCGCATTGACGAGGCGACGTACCGGCCGGCTGCCGGGCGGGAGATGGGATCGCACCCGGTGATCTGGACCAATCCCGCCACGAAGGGCCGCGTGCTCTACTCCGCGCTCGGGCACCTGCCGGACGCCTACGACGATCCGAACTACCAGCGCATCCTCACCAACGCCATCGCCTGGGCAGGTCGGCACCCTAGCCCCGGCGCCGAATAG
- a CDS encoding nitrate/nitrite transporter — protein MATAFLDGSDRPRPGGDTAPTTSFWRSGHTPTLVAAFLYFDLAFMVWVILGPLAPDIAASLSLSPAQKGLMVATPTLMGALLRVVNGLLVDRIGPKRSGAIGQLIVIGGLLSAWALGVNSFAGTLVLGVILGFAGASFAIALPLASRWYPAEHQGKAMGLAGMGNSGTVLAALFAPTLAKLFGWNAVLGLACIPLSIVFVAYMIMAKDAPNQPAAKPIAAYFTPLRSADAWWLMGFYAVTFGGFSGLASSLTIYFTDRFGLTTVAAGYCTAACVFAGSLVRPMGGALADRVGGVRALLVVFAVAAAALAGVSMAGTLVMALSLFVAAMLALGTGNGAVFQLVPQRFQAEIGVMTGLVGMAGGVGGFWLASSLGVARQFTGSFAGGFLIFAALALLALAGLLLVKDGWRARWSTAARI, from the coding sequence ATGGCAACCGCCTTTCTCGACGGCAGTGACCGGCCACGGCCGGGTGGCGATACCGCACCGACCACCAGTTTCTGGCGCAGCGGGCACACGCCCACGCTGGTCGCGGCCTTCCTGTATTTCGATCTCGCCTTCATGGTCTGGGTGATCCTGGGGCCGTTGGCGCCCGACATCGCGGCCAGCCTGTCGCTCAGCCCGGCGCAAAAGGGGCTGATGGTCGCGACGCCCACGCTGATGGGGGCATTGCTGCGGGTGGTGAACGGCCTGCTGGTGGATCGGATCGGTCCCAAGCGTTCGGGCGCGATCGGCCAGCTGATCGTAATCGGCGGGCTGCTGAGCGCCTGGGCCCTGGGGGTGAACTCCTTTGCCGGAACGCTGGTGCTGGGCGTGATCCTGGGCTTCGCCGGCGCAAGTTTCGCCATCGCGCTGCCGCTGGCCAGCCGGTGGTATCCGGCGGAGCACCAGGGCAAGGCGATGGGCCTGGCGGGCATGGGCAATTCGGGCACGGTGCTGGCGGCGCTGTTCGCACCGACGCTGGCCAAGCTGTTCGGCTGGAACGCGGTGCTGGGCCTCGCCTGCATCCCGCTGTCGATTGTGTTCGTCGCCTATATGATCATGGCTAAGGATGCGCCGAACCAGCCGGCGGCGAAGCCGATCGCAGCCTATTTCACTCCGCTGAGGAGCGCCGATGCCTGGTGGCTGATGGGGTTCTACGCCGTCACATTCGGCGGCTTTTCCGGCCTTGCCTCCTCCCTGACGATCTACTTCACCGACCGGTTCGGGCTGACGACCGTCGCCGCCGGGTACTGCACCGCGGCGTGCGTCTTTGCGGGATCGCTGGTGCGGCCGATGGGCGGCGCGCTGGCCGATCGGGTGGGCGGCGTGCGCGCGCTGCTGGTGGTGTTCGCGGTCGCCGCGGCGGCGCTGGCGGGGGTCAGCATGGCGGGAACGCTGGTGATGGCGCTGTCGCTGTTCGTCGCCGCGATGCTGGCGCTGGGCACCGGCAATGGTGCGGTGTTCCAGCTGGTGCCGCAGCGGTTCCAGGCGGAGATCGGGGTCATGACCGGCCTGGTCGGCATGGCGGGCGGGGTCGGCGGGTTCTGGCTCGCCTCCTCCCTGGGAGTGGCGCGGCAATTCACCGGCAGTTTCGCCGGCGGGTTCCTGATCTTCGCTGCGCTGGCGCTGCTGGCACTCGCCGGGCTGCTGCTGGTGAAGGATGGCTGGCGGGCACGCTGGTCCACCGCGGCGCGGATCTGA